The DNA segment AGTATTAACATAAATGTAGTACGCTACAAACATAATGATATTGAAGATTTAGAAAAAAGATTATCAAAACTCCCTTTAGAAGATGCCAAATTAATAGCTACCGATGGTGTTTTTAGTACTTTTGGTTCAATAGCTAATGTGGGAGAAATAAGCAAATTAGCAAAAAAATATAATGCCAATTTAGTAGTAGATGATGCTCATGCTTTTGGTGTTATAGGCCCACAAGGAAAAGGCTCGGCTCATCATTTTGGCGTGCAAAATGATGTAGATTTAATATTGTGTACTTTTAGCAAAACACTGGCTTCTATTGGCGGTTTTGTAGTGGGCGAAGAAAGAGTAATCAACTACTTAAAACATAAATCTCCTGCTTTAATTTTTAGTGCTTCGCCTACGCCTGCATCGGTGGCAAGTGCCATAGCCGCATTAGAAGTTTTAGAAGCTCACCCCGAACTACCTCAAAAAGTATGTGCTAATACTGAATTTGTAAGAAAAGGACTTAAAGAATCAGGTTTTAATGTAATAGATGGCGAAACAGCCATTGTGCCTGTAATAATAGGCGATGACGAAAAAACCTTTAAAATTTGGCGTATGCTTTATGATGAAGGTGTGTTTGTTAATGCTTTTATTTCTCCTGCCACACCTCCGGGTATGCAAATGCTACGTACCAGCTATATGGCTACACACGAACCGGAACACTTAGAA comes from the Chitinophagales bacterium genome and includes:
- a CDS encoding pyridoxal phosphate-dependent aminotransferase family protein, yielding MTILDKCKAFDRSEKVKEQGIYPYFREIQDSEGPVVTMEGRKVIMAGSNNYLGLTTHPHVKEAAIKAIEKYGTSCSGSRFLTGTIDLHVEMEHRIAKFMGKEAALLFSTGFQAGQGVIAPLVGRGEHILSDKDNHASIVAGNMLASSININVVRYKHNDIEDLEKRLSKLPLEDAKLIATDGVFSTFGSIANVGEISKLAKKYNANLVVDDAHAFGVIGPQGKGSAHHFGVQNDVDLILCTFSKTLASIGGFVVGEERVINYLKHKSPALIFSASPTPASVASAIAALEVLEAHPELPQKVCANTEFVRKGLKESGFNVIDGETAIVPVIIGDDEKTFKIWRMLYDEGVFVNAFISPATPPGMQMLRTSYMATHEPEHLEKIVDTFKKLGKRLGLI